In Antarcticibacterium arcticum, the genomic stretch AGGTGGAGCCAGTTGAAACCAATATTATAATCTTTTACCTGAAGGATCCTTCTACCGAAAAAGAATTTATGGCCAGATTACAGGAGGAAAATATAAGAATAAGCAATATGGGACAGGGAAAATTACGAATAGTAACCCACCTGGATTATACAGAAGAAATGCATTTGCGGTTTATAGATGTGCTGGGCAATATTAGTCTCAAATCCTAAGTTGAGACCCAAATAAAAAACCTCACCATTTCCGGTGAGGTTTTTTAATGTTTTGCCCTAATAGGATATGTTATTTAAACATATCAAGACCCGGGATGTCCGGCATTCCATCTTTGGCAACCGCTGCAAGTTCGTTTTCATTGATCTCGGTGGCCCTTGTAATTGCTTTATTAAGAGTGAGGACCAGATAATCTTCCAATTGCTCCTTGTCTTCCATCAACTCCTGTGAAACCGAAATATTTTTGATCTCACGTGCAGCCGTGATAGTTACTTTTAACAATCCGTCACTTGATTGTTCGTCTATCAAAACCGTTTTAAGCCTTTCTTTTGTAGCTTCTACCTTTTCCTGGGTTTCCTTGAGCTTATTCATCATACCCATCATATCTCCAAACATACTTTCTAAATTTTAATTAAGTGACTCCAAATTTAGTAATTTACTCAAATATCTGGTTAATAATGAAAACACTATTATTTAATTTCTTTGGAAACTTTACCTTTGCAGCTTAAAATACCATTGAATTGAAAAATCCAACTTTTCCTCCTCAGGCAGAAAAATTACCCAAAAAATTACCTGCTCACGACATTGTTCGGGTAGATGATTACTACTGGATGAACGACAGGGAAAATCCCAATGTAATTAACTATTTAAATAGTGAGAATGATTACAATGAGAAAATGACCGCTCATACCAAAGGACTGCAGGAGCAATTATTTAAGGAGATGAAAAAAAGGATCAAGGAAGATGATTCTTCAGTTCCTTATAAGTTGAACGGTTACTGGTATCTTACAAGGTTTGAAACCGGAAAGGATTATCCAATTTATTCCCGAAAGAAAGAATCCCTCGACGCGCCTGAAGAGATCATGTTCAATGTAAACGAAATGGCTGAGGGTTTTGAATATTACAGCCTGGGAGGGCTTAATGTAAGCCCCGATAATAAGCTGGTTGCATTTGGGGTTGATACGCTTAGTCGTAGAAAATATACTATACAAATTAAGAACCTCGAAACCGGTGAGATCCTTCCTGTAAAGATCCTTACAACCACGGGTGGCTCTACCTGGGCAAATGACAATAAAACCCTTTTCTATACTAAAAAGGACGAACAAACATTACGCTCTAATCAAATCTATAAACACATTTTAGGAACAGATCCTTCCCTTGATCAATTGGTGTTTGAGGAAAAGGATGAAACCTTTAATACCTATATTTATAAATCAAAATCAAAAAAATACCTTATAATTGGTTCCCATAGTACACTCACCAGTGAGTACCGTATTTTGGATGCAGATCATCCCGAGGGGGATTTCAAGGTCTTCACCGCCCGCCAGCGTGGCCTGGAATATGGAATAAGTCATTATGAAGATGCCTTTTATATCCTAACCAATAAAGATGGGGCCACCAATTTTAAATTAATGAAAACCCATGTGGACCATACCTCCATGGAGCATTGGGTTGAAGTGATCCCTCACCGGGATGATTATTTACTTGAAGACATTGATATTTTTAAAAATTACCTTGTAATAAGCGAACGGCATAACGGTCTTAACAAGATCAAAATCACGAGATGGGATAGCGGGGAATATTATTACCTGCCTTTTGATAATGAAACCTATACCGCATATACCAGTATTAATCCCGATTTTGAAACTTCTATCCTAAGGTATACTTATAACTCGTTGAACACCCCAACATCTGTAGTAGATTTTAATATGGATACCAGGGAAAAGCTCATCTTAAAAGAGCAGGAAGTCCTTGGAGGTAAATTTGACAAGAATAATTATATAACTGAAAGGATTTGGGCCACCGCAGAAGATGGTACAAAAATTCCGGTTTCTCTTATATATCATAAGGGAATTAAGAAGGATGGTACAAACCCTTTGTTGCAATACGCTTACGGGTCTTATGGCTCTACTATTGATCCTTACTTTTCAAGTGCGAGGTTAAGCCTTCTTGACCGTGGATTTATTTATGCCATTGCACATATTAGAGGTGGGGAGTATTTGGGAAGGAAATGGTATGAGGATGGAAAGCTGCTCAATAAGAGAAATACATTTACAGATTTTATTGATGTTTCAAAATATTTGATAAGTCAAAAATATACATCAGAAAAACATTTATACGCCATGGGCGGTTCCGCCGGAGGATTGTTAATGGGTGTAGTAGTGAATATGGCCCCTCAATTATATAATGGGGTAATCGCCGCGGTTCCTTTTGTAGATGTAGTCACTACCATGCTTGATGATACTATACCACTCACCACAGGGGAATACGATGAATGGGGAAATCCAAATGACCGGGAATATTTTGATTATATGCTTACCTATTCCCCTTATGATAATGTAAAAGCCCAGGATTATCCAAATATGCTGGTTACAACAGGCTTGCATGATTCACAGGTGCAGTATTGGGAACCGGCTAAATGGGTCGCCAAATTAAGGGAAATGAAGACAGATGATAATCTCCTGTT encodes the following:
- a CDS encoding YbaB/EbfC family nucleoid-associated protein; the encoded protein is MFGDMMGMMNKLKETQEKVEATKERLKTVLIDEQSSDGLLKVTITAAREIKNISVSQELMEDKEQLEDYLVLTLNKAITRATEINENELAAVAKDGMPDIPGLDMFK
- a CDS encoding S9 family peptidase, with protein sequence MKNPTFPPQAEKLPKKLPAHDIVRVDDYYWMNDRENPNVINYLNSENDYNEKMTAHTKGLQEQLFKEMKKRIKEDDSSVPYKLNGYWYLTRFETGKDYPIYSRKKESLDAPEEIMFNVNEMAEGFEYYSLGGLNVSPDNKLVAFGVDTLSRRKYTIQIKNLETGEILPVKILTTTGGSTWANDNKTLFYTKKDEQTLRSNQIYKHILGTDPSLDQLVFEEKDETFNTYIYKSKSKKYLIIGSHSTLTSEYRILDADHPEGDFKVFTARQRGLEYGISHYEDAFYILTNKDGATNFKLMKTHVDHTSMEHWVEVIPHRDDYLLEDIDIFKNYLVISERHNGLNKIKITRWDSGEYYYLPFDNETYTAYTSINPDFETSILRYTYNSLNTPTSVVDFNMDTREKLILKEQEVLGGKFDKNNYITERIWATAEDGTKIPVSLIYHKGIKKDGTNPLLQYAYGSYGSTIDPYFSSARLSLLDRGFIYAIAHIRGGEYLGRKWYEDGKLLNKRNTFTDFIDVSKYLISQKYTSEKHLYAMGGSAGGLLMGVVVNMAPQLYNGVIAAVPFVDVVTTMLDDTIPLTTGEYDEWGNPNDREYFDYMLTYSPYDNVKAQDYPNMLVTTGLHDSQVQYWEPAKWVAKLREMKTDDNLLLLHTNMEAGHGGASGRFEALKEVAEEYAFLLDLEGIKG